The Spirosoma foliorum genome has a window encoding:
- a CDS encoding ABC transporter ATP-binding protein, which produces MKIIAEQLGKKYRKEWIFRRVELTLTAGTSYTFIGPNGSGKSTLLQLLAGSLPITEGKLTYQLQGSTVEPDDWFRHISIAAPYLELVEELTLDELLTFHQTFKPFKAGLTPAVIADQLLLSHARHKEIKYFSSGMKQRVKLGLAFFSDSPVVILDEPTSNLDRQGTDWYLQQVQQLIAPSNQSPQLLLIGSNQPEEYDFCPNVIDITQWK; this is translated from the coding sequence ATGAAAATAATTGCTGAGCAGTTAGGTAAGAAATACCGGAAAGAGTGGATTTTCCGGCGTGTTGAGCTAACCCTCACCGCCGGAACAAGCTACACATTCATCGGACCAAACGGTAGCGGAAAATCGACGCTTCTTCAACTGCTGGCAGGAAGTCTACCCATTACAGAAGGGAAATTGACGTACCAACTTCAGGGCTCTACTGTTGAACCCGACGATTGGTTTCGACACATAAGTATAGCCGCCCCCTATCTGGAATTGGTGGAGGAGTTAACCCTGGATGAACTGTTGACGTTTCACCAGACCTTTAAGCCGTTCAAGGCTGGTCTAACGCCTGCTGTTATTGCCGATCAACTGTTACTTTCTCATGCCCGGCATAAAGAAATCAAGTATTTTTCGTCGGGGATGAAACAGCGGGTTAAGCTCGGGCTGGCGTTTTTCTCTGATTCACCAGTTGTCATTCTTGATGAGCCTACCTCAAACCTCGATCGTCAGGGTACAGATTGGTATCTGCAGCAGGTTCAACAACTAATTGCCCCTTCGAACCAATCACCCCAACTACTACTGATTGGCTCTAACCAGCCTGAGGAGTACGACTTTTGCCCTAATGTGATTGATATAACCCAATGGAAGTGA
- the lpxA gene encoding acyl-ACP--UDP-N-acetylglucosamine O-acyltransferase, whose protein sequence is MIQPLAYIHSEAKIAQNVVIEPFAIIHKDVEIGEGTWIGSHAVINEGARIGRNCKIYPGAVISSTPQDLKFNNEYTRTFIGDNTTIREYATISRGTEEHWKTQIGSNCLIMAYAHVAHDCRIGNNCIITNNVQMAGHVHMGNWAIIGGSSSVLQFTRIGAHAFISGGSLVRKDVPPFSKAAREPLTYAGINSVGIRRRGYTNEQINQIQEIYRYIYLRGLNNADALAQIELELPASDERDEIVNFVRSSERGIMKGPTSHGGAES, encoded by the coding sequence ATGATTCAACCGTTAGCATATATTCACTCCGAAGCGAAAATTGCGCAGAACGTAGTGATTGAACCATTCGCCATTATTCATAAAGATGTTGAGATTGGCGAGGGGACATGGATTGGCTCACACGCGGTTATTAACGAAGGTGCTCGTATTGGACGAAACTGTAAAATTTATCCTGGCGCTGTTATTTCATCAACTCCGCAGGATTTAAAGTTTAATAACGAATACACCCGGACGTTTATCGGCGACAATACAACTATTCGGGAATACGCTACCATTAGCCGGGGAACCGAAGAACACTGGAAAACCCAAATCGGCTCGAATTGCCTGATTATGGCCTATGCGCACGTAGCGCACGATTGCCGGATTGGTAATAATTGTATTATCACTAACAATGTGCAAATGGCAGGTCATGTGCACATGGGCAACTGGGCAATTATTGGTGGCTCAAGTTCAGTCTTACAATTTACCCGTATCGGCGCGCATGCGTTCATCTCGGGTGGATCGCTGGTTCGGAAAGACGTACCCCCATTCTCAAAAGCCGCCCGCGAGCCGTTAACCTACGCAGGGATTAACTCGGTAGGAATTCGCCGACGGGGCTATACGAACGAACAGATTAATCAGATCCAGGAAATCTACCGCTATATCTATCTACGCGGTTTAAACAATGCCGACGCATTGGCTCAGATTGAACTGGAATTACCTGCCTCCGACGAGCGCGATGAAATTGTAAATTTCGTTCGTTCATCAGAACGAGGTATCATGAAAGGCCCGACCTCTCACGGAGGAGCTGAAAGCTAG
- a CDS encoding hybrid sensor histidine kinase/response regulator, with translation MPIQILLIEDDSQIRKSVEELLTSQGFQVTTVADGRAGIDQTLLQVPDLILCSMTMPGVDGYQVLEAVRTNRLTSTVPFILLATQTNVADVRRGMNQGADDCLTKPFTHDDLLQTVNSRLKREALRKGDLKLEIDKYRHILASVTAHEYNTALSGVIGFSSLLIDDYQQFSDDEVVSMVGMIKISGLRLKRSLDNIQLMDMLQHVDSSQANFDYFSTESAPITEKLVDDSVQAVAYRQDRELSYQLQIENAQLRISEKNLGICLSELIDNAFKFSASGKTVLLTGIHEGDNYRLTFTNKGQPFKAEYCDQIAPYKQFDRKQYEQQGFGLGLAIVKKILELNQGRLTVETSPEGETSVIIWIPRVINAEPATT, from the coding sequence ATGCCAATTCAAATCTTACTTATTGAAGATGACAGTCAGATACGGAAAAGTGTAGAAGAACTGCTGACCTCACAAGGGTTTCAGGTAACCACAGTAGCGGATGGCCGTGCAGGAATTGACCAAACGTTGCTTCAGGTACCTGATCTGATTTTGTGTAGCATGACGATGCCCGGCGTTGATGGATATCAGGTGCTCGAAGCAGTCCGTACCAATCGATTGACCTCTACCGTTCCGTTTATATTGCTCGCTACCCAAACGAACGTTGCCGATGTGCGTCGGGGCATGAATCAAGGGGCCGACGATTGTCTGACAAAACCATTCACTCACGATGACCTGCTACAAACGGTTAACAGCCGTTTAAAACGAGAGGCTTTGCGAAAAGGCGACCTCAAACTAGAGATAGATAAATATCGACATATATTAGCCTCCGTAACCGCTCACGAATATAATACAGCCCTTTCGGGTGTCATTGGATTTTCATCCTTGTTGATCGATGATTATCAGCAATTTAGCGACGACGAAGTCGTATCGATGGTTGGGATGATCAAGATAAGTGGCCTACGATTGAAACGATCACTGGATAATATTCAGCTAATGGATATGTTGCAGCATGTCGATTCTTCGCAAGCTAATTTTGATTATTTCTCTACAGAGAGCGCCCCCATCACAGAAAAGCTGGTCGACGACAGCGTGCAGGCTGTTGCGTATAGGCAGGATCGGGAGCTTAGCTATCAACTTCAAATAGAAAACGCTCAACTCCGGATTTCGGAGAAAAACCTGGGAATCTGTTTAAGTGAGTTAATCGATAATGCGTTTAAATTTTCTGCTTCGGGAAAGACAGTTTTGCTTACGGGTATCCATGAGGGGGACAATTATCGCTTAACGTTTACCAATAAAGGGCAACCTTTCAAAGCAGAGTACTGCGATCAAATTGCACCCTATAAACAATTCGACCGAAAGCAATACGAGCAGCAGGGATTTGGCCTGGGGCTGGCCATTGTCAAAAAGATTCTGGAACTGAACCAGGGACGACTAACGGTTGAAACCTCACCGGAGGGCGAAACAAGCGTAATTATCTGGATACCAAGAGTAATCAATGCAGAACCAGCTACAACGTAA